The nucleotide window TCCGGCACCGCGAGTTGGAGCGTTGACTGCGCGGTGGAAAGGAACAGGATCATCCCGAACCCGACCGCCGCGCAACACCCGCACGCGAGCCCGATTACCTGGGCGAAACCCAAGCCCGCCATGCCCGCGGCGCACGCCGCCGCGCCCGTGATCAGGAACGCGCCGCGCCGAGATACGCTGCCGAACGTCGCGGTGGCGAGCGCCGCCCCCAGCGCCCCCGCCCCGAGCGAACTCAGCAGTAAGCTGTATGCCTCCTCCTTCAGCCCAAGCTGGAGTCGGGTGTACGCGGGCAGGACGGTAATCACCGGCCACCCGAACGCGCTGAGCGCGAACGTGAACAGCACCACCGCGCCGAGCGCCGGGTGCTCGCGCAGGTAGAGGACGCCGGCGAGAGGCGAAGCCGCCGGCTTCTCGTGCCGCCGCGGCTCCGGAATGCGCCGCAGCGCCCGCAACACCGCCAGGAAGCTCAGCGCGTTCAGCGCGAAGCACGTGGTCGCGCCGATCGTGACACCGCTCGCCCCTTCGGGTAAATGCGGCGCGACCTTGCCCGCCGCAACGAACAGAAACCCCGCGATCGCAGGCCCGATCGCGCGGGCGGAGTTGAACACCAGCGAGTTCAGCCCCACCGCGTTGATCAGGTCTTCTTTGGGCACGAGGTCCGGGACGAACGCCAAACGGGCAGGGAAATCGACCGCCTGGATCACCCCGTTGAACCCGATCAGCGCCAGCACGAGGTACGGCGTAGCCACCCCGGTCCCGACCAGCACGGTAAGAACGACCGCGTTCACCAGGAACGCGGTCTGCGTGAAGAGTACGAGCGTGCGCTTCGGATAGCGGTCGGCGAGCGCACCGCCCCACGC belongs to Gemmata obscuriglobus and includes:
- a CDS encoding MFS transporter, producing MLATLRDTTFRSLRHRNYRRYFAGQIVSFVGTWMQSAALMWLMYDRTGDPRWPSWLLVAQVGPTLAFGAWGGALADRYPKRTLVLFTQTAFLVNAVVLTVLVGTGVATPYLVLALIGFNGVIQAVDFPARLAFVPDLVPKEDLINAVGLNSLVFNSARAIGPAIAGFLFVAAGKVAPHLPEGASGVTIGATTCFALNALSFLAVLRALRRIPEPRRHEKPAASPLAGVLYLREHPALGAVVLFTFALSAFGWPVITVLPAYTRLQLGLKEEAYSLLLSSLGAGALGAALATATFGSVSRRGAFLITGAAACAAGMAGLGFAQVIGLACGCCAAVGFGMILFLSTAQSTLQLAVPDEVRGRVMAVWAMTLSGSAPIGHLLAGHAITVAGVGPVLFGMAAGIGAVFLLLAGMALARRNSPEPVS